A single genomic interval of Gossypium raimondii isolate GPD5lz chromosome 11, ASM2569854v1, whole genome shotgun sequence harbors:
- the LOC105804170 gene encoding serine/threonine-protein kinase SAPK2 isoform X3, whose product MERYEILKDIGSGNFGVAKLVRDKRTGELYAVKYIERGPKIDEHVQREIMNHRSLKHPNIIKFKEVLLTPTHLAIVMEYAAGGELFERICNAGRFGEDEARFFFQQLISGVSYCHAMSSVLHSQPKSTVGTPAYIAPEVLSKKEYDGKIADVWSCGVTLYVMLVGAYPFEDPQDPRNFRKTIQRILSVHYSIPDYVRLSKDCRHLLSRIFVADPEKRITIPEIKQHPWFLKHLPKEFMGGEGGNLEKEEDEQFQSIEEVLSIIEEAREPGEGPKIGSQLLGGSMELDDLDTDADIDDIETSGDFVCALQV is encoded by the exons ATGGAGCGTTATGAGATACTGAAAGATATTGGATCAGGGAACTTTGGTGTTGCTAAGCTGGTTAGGGATAAAAGGACTGGTGAGCTTTATGCTGTCAAGTATATTGAAAGAGGCCCCAAG ATTGATGAGCATGTGCAAAGGGAGATTATGAACCATAGGTCTTTGAAGCatccaaatataataaaattcaaagag GTCCTGTTAACACCAACTCATCTTGCCATAGTCATGGAATATGCAGCTGGTGGAGAACTTTTTGAAAGAATATGCAACGCTGGTAGATTTGGTGAAGATGAG GCAAGGTTTTTCTTTCAACAACTGATATCAGGAGTGAGTTATTGCCATGCAATG TCGAGTGTGTTACATTCCCAGCCCAAATCAACTGTAGGAACCCCAGCCTATATTGCACCGGAGGTCTTGTCCAAAAAAGAATATGATGGGAAG attGCAGATGTTTGGTCATGTGGGGTTACTTTGTATGTCATGCTGGTTGGCGCTTATCCTTTTGAAGACCCTCAAGATCCAAGAAACTTTAGAAAAACAATTCAG CGGATTCTGAGTGTCCACTATTCTATTCCTGATTATGTTCGACTTTCAAAGGATTGCAGACATCTCCTATCAAGGATTTTTGTAGCAGACCCTGAAAAG AGAATAACCATACCAGAAATCAAGCAGCATCCCTGGTTTTTAAAGCACTTGCCAAAGGAATTCATGGGAGGAGAGGGAGGAAACCtggaaaaggaagaagatgaacagTTTCAAAGTATTGAAGAAGTGTTGTCTATAATTGAAGAGGCTAGAGAACCTGGTGAGGGTCCAAAAATTGGGAGTCAATTACTTGGTGGTAGTATGGAGCTTGATGACTTAGATACTGATGCAGATATAGATGATATAGAGACAAGTGGTGATTTTGTCTGTGCATTGCAAGtatga
- the LOC105804170 gene encoding serine/threonine-protein kinase SAPK2 isoform X1, which translates to MERYEILKDIGSGNFGVAKLVRDKRTGELYAVKYIERGPKIDEHVQREIMNHRSLKHPNIIKFKEVLLTPTHLAIVMEYAAGGELFERICNAGRFGEDEARFFFQQLISGVSYCHAMKICHRDLKLENTLLDGSSTPRLKICDFGYSKSSVLHSQPKSTVGTPAYIAPEVLSKKEYDGKIADVWSCGVTLYVMLVGAYPFEDPQDPRNFRKTIQRILSVHYSIPDYVRLSKDCRHLLSRIFVADPEKRITIPEIKQHPWFLKHLPKEFMGGEGGNLEKEEDEQFQSIEEVLSIIEEAREPGEGPKIGSQLLGGSMELDDLDTDADIDDIETSGDFVCALQV; encoded by the exons ATGGAGCGTTATGAGATACTGAAAGATATTGGATCAGGGAACTTTGGTGTTGCTAAGCTGGTTAGGGATAAAAGGACTGGTGAGCTTTATGCTGTCAAGTATATTGAAAGAGGCCCCAAG ATTGATGAGCATGTGCAAAGGGAGATTATGAACCATAGGTCTTTGAAGCatccaaatataataaaattcaaagag GTCCTGTTAACACCAACTCATCTTGCCATAGTCATGGAATATGCAGCTGGTGGAGAACTTTTTGAAAGAATATGCAACGCTGGTAGATTTGGTGAAGATGAG GCAAGGTTTTTCTTTCAACAACTGATATCAGGAGTGAGTTATTGCCATGCAATG AAAATTTGTCATAGAGATCTTAAGCTGGAAAACACTCTATTAGATGGGAGCAGTACACCCAGACTAAAAATATGTGACTTCGGCTACTCTAAG TCGAGTGTGTTACATTCCCAGCCCAAATCAACTGTAGGAACCCCAGCCTATATTGCACCGGAGGTCTTGTCCAAAAAAGAATATGATGGGAAG attGCAGATGTTTGGTCATGTGGGGTTACTTTGTATGTCATGCTGGTTGGCGCTTATCCTTTTGAAGACCCTCAAGATCCAAGAAACTTTAGAAAAACAATTCAG CGGATTCTGAGTGTCCACTATTCTATTCCTGATTATGTTCGACTTTCAAAGGATTGCAGACATCTCCTATCAAGGATTTTTGTAGCAGACCCTGAAAAG AGAATAACCATACCAGAAATCAAGCAGCATCCCTGGTTTTTAAAGCACTTGCCAAAGGAATTCATGGGAGGAGAGGGAGGAAACCtggaaaaggaagaagatgaacagTTTCAAAGTATTGAAGAAGTGTTGTCTATAATTGAAGAGGCTAGAGAACCTGGTGAGGGTCCAAAAATTGGGAGTCAATTACTTGGTGGTAGTATGGAGCTTGATGACTTAGATACTGATGCAGATATAGATGATATAGAGACAAGTGGTGATTTTGTCTGTGCATTGCAAGtatga
- the LOC105804170 gene encoding serine/threonine-protein kinase SAPK2 isoform X2, translating into MERYEILKDIGSGNFGVAKLVRDKRTGELYAVKYIERGPKIDEHVQREIMNHRSLKHPNIIKFKEVLLTPTHLAIVMEYAAGGELFERICNAGRFGEDEARFFFQQLISGKICHRDLKLENTLLDGSSTPRLKICDFGYSKSSVLHSQPKSTVGTPAYIAPEVLSKKEYDGKIADVWSCGVTLYVMLVGAYPFEDPQDPRNFRKTIQRILSVHYSIPDYVRLSKDCRHLLSRIFVADPEKRITIPEIKQHPWFLKHLPKEFMGGEGGNLEKEEDEQFQSIEEVLSIIEEAREPGEGPKIGSQLLGGSMELDDLDTDADIDDIETSGDFVCALQV; encoded by the exons ATGGAGCGTTATGAGATACTGAAAGATATTGGATCAGGGAACTTTGGTGTTGCTAAGCTGGTTAGGGATAAAAGGACTGGTGAGCTTTATGCTGTCAAGTATATTGAAAGAGGCCCCAAG ATTGATGAGCATGTGCAAAGGGAGATTATGAACCATAGGTCTTTGAAGCatccaaatataataaaattcaaagag GTCCTGTTAACACCAACTCATCTTGCCATAGTCATGGAATATGCAGCTGGTGGAGAACTTTTTGAAAGAATATGCAACGCTGGTAGATTTGGTGAAGATGAG GCAAGGTTTTTCTTTCAACAACTGATATCAGGA AAAATTTGTCATAGAGATCTTAAGCTGGAAAACACTCTATTAGATGGGAGCAGTACACCCAGACTAAAAATATGTGACTTCGGCTACTCTAAG TCGAGTGTGTTACATTCCCAGCCCAAATCAACTGTAGGAACCCCAGCCTATATTGCACCGGAGGTCTTGTCCAAAAAAGAATATGATGGGAAG attGCAGATGTTTGGTCATGTGGGGTTACTTTGTATGTCATGCTGGTTGGCGCTTATCCTTTTGAAGACCCTCAAGATCCAAGAAACTTTAGAAAAACAATTCAG CGGATTCTGAGTGTCCACTATTCTATTCCTGATTATGTTCGACTTTCAAAGGATTGCAGACATCTCCTATCAAGGATTTTTGTAGCAGACCCTGAAAAG AGAATAACCATACCAGAAATCAAGCAGCATCCCTGGTTTTTAAAGCACTTGCCAAAGGAATTCATGGGAGGAGAGGGAGGAAACCtggaaaaggaagaagatgaacagTTTCAAAGTATTGAAGAAGTGTTGTCTATAATTGAAGAGGCTAGAGAACCTGGTGAGGGTCCAAAAATTGGGAGTCAATTACTTGGTGGTAGTATGGAGCTTGATGACTTAGATACTGATGCAGATATAGATGATATAGAGACAAGTGGTGATTTTGTCTGTGCATTGCAAGtatga